CGGTTAAGGAAAAGGCAATCAGTTATCCACCAGTTTGCCGGCACTTTCGAAAGAACAGATACAGGCGTCGGAAACCATAGAACTAAAATAGGCGAGCTGACAGTACAGCACAAAAGAAGCCCCACGCGGGGCTCGAACCCGCAGCCttgagatcacgtgaccgaATTCTACGCGATGATGTTTTACTGCCGAGGCTTGTAAAAGTCTCACGCTCTACCGATTGAGCTAGCAGGGCTGATTGTTCACCTGCTTTGTTAATATTGCGCGAATACGCTACAAAATGAGGAAAAAATATATTCCGCCAGTGGATGATGGTTTTAGTGTGATCACCTGGTTACCATagaaagaggaagaagagggaCTATGGGAGAAGCTGGGGCCCTCTCAGCAATAGTTTCCCTCTATGGTCATTCACTCGGCAGTCGCCAGGAGATATGTGCGAGGATTGATCAGATATGGCTTGATAAATTATCCATAATGCAGCCTCTATTTAGATACCCAGGTGTACTAATCAGAAACCCTGGAGCTGCATGAATCAAATAAGCAAACCTAATTTGGACTAATCAGGTCCACAGATCCAGAGAGCCGGAATGTGTGTTCCCAAAGTCTCGCAAGCTGCTCCTCACTTCTCGCGTCCTCAAAAGACATACCGAAAGATTCCAGTGACATAACTTAGGTTAACTCGGTCATTGAATCAATAATAGCATCACATTAGAAGTTCGGATAGCCCAGTCTAGTCGCAAAACACCAATCAAAAGTAAAGTTGCCAATTTATCGAATCCGGAAGCCCGTGATGGATGTCGAAGGCTGATCCTTTAAACGCCCACGGGACGCACGACGTCCGGGTAAGTCTCGCGAATCATCTGTTTTGAGCCAAACGGAGATTGATCAGTATATACCGTGTGTAACATGCTAGTAAATCTAACCTCGAAAAGTCCAGGAGATCGCTCGGCTAGAATATGAGGATCTTCTCCGAGCCCGACAAAGCTGCGACCAGAATTTGAGTTTAATTGTAGATCTTAATCAACTGACCCACTTACATCGTAGAAACACCGGCTTCGATAGCTGATGCCAATGTAAGGGCTGCGGTCCACAAGTTAGTCATGATCCGTAGTGAGAAAAAGGGTGTGAGCTTACAGCATTGCAAACCAATGACAAATGCAAACAATAAGACCGGGGCAGTATATTGCCCATCGGCGTTATATCCCGGGTTGGTAAGTCTCAGATAGACATAGGCGAAAAGACTGCAAAGAAGTCCAACCAGGTACGCGCCCCACGTCATGGCTAAAAAAGGATCAGGTTGTGATGGCCAATCGAATTCTAATTACCTACCGATCCCTGTGAGGGAGTCATTGATCAGCGCATCAATACCACGATCCTTGAACAGGCGCCAAGTGTCTTTGGCAGCTGGGATGTACGGTTTGCCATAGAGTGCTAGTAATACGAGTCAGTGAGTTGGAGCGCGTGGGTAAAGGCTACATACCTAtttcaatatatgcgtatcgGTTAAAGTATTCCACCATAGACTCGATGCATCCCACAAAGCATGCGGCACAACAAGCCAGTGCCGCCTCGACGGCTGAACGAGCTCGACGTTAGCTACAGGTTGCCTAGCGAGGTGTCCCTTTGAGTCAAAGAATCTTGGCACTCACGACTCCCGCTTTCCGCTGCGTTGGCGCGGATCGAATTGAGGATAATACGCAATAGTTCAAGTAATGTGACAATCAAGGACCCAAATGCAATCGATCCCAATGACAAAGTGGAAGCTCGAACAAAGGCCGATAGAGACGGGTTATTTGGCTTTGAACATGTAAGTTAAGGGCGTATGTTTGACTTAGCTATGACCCACCATTTGACCCATGCTGCTCGGCCCAAAGTAGTACCATCCACCATAAGGGCCACCGGCCATCGTCGCCAAACAGACATTACCAATAACTTGGGAAGTCCACAAGTACGAAAACAGCTCGAAGAAGATAAGCCCGGTAACTGTGCCTGACGAGCAAGAACTGCCGTTTTGGCAAGCTATGTTGCGGGTTTGAGTGGCGTCTATCCAGCTGTGGCTGTCATCGACTTACTGGCGTTGTTGGGGGTCCACTTGGCATATGTAGCGATAGCAGTAAACACAAACCATCTACAATCTCGTCGGGTCGATTCAATCAATGAACATAAGCAAGTACTCACACACTGAGCGCCGCCTGAGTAATCAAGCCAGAGAATGCAACTACGTAAACACTCTTGTGGTGTTTGGAGACGTCCATCACCACCTACAGCCACTAAAGTCAATCATCTTACATCGATAAAGAGCCTATATAACAAAACCCTATCCCAGTATGTGTAGAATACCGGAAGCAATAGCGGAATAGAAGGTTACAGATTTGAGACTGACCTGAAGCATGAGGCTTGCCAAAGGTATACGACTCCGCATACCAAAGTACGCGAGCACGCCAAAGACGGCGATAATAGTAAATATGATTGCTCCCGAGTAATATTTGGTGACCCAATAGTATACCGCGATGGCTGATAGAAATGTTTCAATATGAAAAGCTTGACTAAACACGGGACGTACCGATATTGGCTGCCACGCTCAAAACCAGCGTTATCTGAAGGATCACGCTGGTAAAGGCGCGGACTAATAATAGGTAGATGGTGGAAAACACCAGACCGGCAGCAGttacaaacaggagaaggTAGATGGTGTGGCTAAAAGGTCCCGAATGGATTGTCATAGTCAGATGTCAATAGCAAGCTTAATTTACGCGACACGCACGAGTTTAATGTTACGTTAGTGCCCCCTTGACGACCCCCACCGACGCCGCCGCTGGATAAGCTGCCGTTGGAGACCCAGCTTTGTAGAGCAATACCCGACACCACGGCAAATCCAAGAAACTAGTGAGTACGAGTAAGGAAGCAAGGCAACTCAAGTCTAAAGCCACGAAACATGCCTGGGCGATGAATAGTATCAAAAACGGAATATCGTTGATTCTCTTCTTAGGCTTGAATCGTTCGCCGTATTCATCAGTTTTAGCCTTGTATCGCTGAAGCCGACGATTGGTGGATTGACTTGTGGTACTGCATAGGGCTGGGAGGGTGGTGGGTATTGGCCACCTGCCCCTTGCCACTGGTTAGGGCCGGCATTCCATTGGCCATTATTGGGACCGTATCCCTGCTGGTTATGGCCATACTGACCCCCTTGGTTCCACGACATTTCAGATAGCAGGTCTGCTTGGAACCACAGCGTGTTGAAGGAGAAAAGAAGTCCCAAGGTGGACCGATAACTTTGATTCCGAACGTGACGTCAGCTGCCGTTAGTCTATCGTTACACAAGGGTCGTTTCACGTTGAGCGAGATTTCAATGGCAATGCTATGTCGTAAATGCCAGGCTCTCTATCTTGGCAAGGCTCTCGTAGTTGACCGCGGGCGCAGAGCAGCCAACCTCTGTAGCACCCCCGATCAGTGTTGTTATGAACCGACATCAGATCCGAGTTCATCCGATGTCGATCCAATTGGCAAAAAGGTTGGTTGGTTCATTATGAACTTCAAATTAGTTACAACAGATATTATACATCTTGTTTTATCGCGCATAATACACCTGATAGCTTCGTACGCATCAcactccttggccaagttaGTTACGCCAAGGTTCCAAAATACTCCAAGCCCTTCCGACCCCCGCAACTGAGCCCGAAAAATTAAACAACTCGGAAAGTGGAATCGCGTAGGCCCCACTAAAATACAAGCAAAGCATGCGAGGGCGAGTGCATGGCTGAATAAGAATTGCTGAGGGTGCAGGAAACTCGCTATCATTGTTGCCATCGATGTCGACGCCAACATCCCCATCGCAATCCTCATCGAGCGCATGGCTTAACTGCGTGGTGAGTACGGTTATGTTATGATCTCTGGCTTCGTCCTCGTCTAACTAGCTCGACCGGAGGTTCGCGAAGCAAATCGGGTTCGCTTTCTGTCTCGTTTACGGAGCGTAAAGCTCGAGGCGGCCAATATATCGAAACGTCGCCTGACTCGCTTTCGAGTGAGGCCTGCTGCTTTATGCTGAGCCTCAATACCAAGAGATACCGTGGCGATGTCGTGTACGCGTTCAAAATTGAGCCAATTTTGGAGCTCGGTATGAATATTTCCCATACGAGAATGACTCAGGTTCCTGTCCCAGATATCACCCAGCCCGTAAGCCTTTTCCATTCTTTTTTGGCATTCATGTAATCTGAGTTGAATTGGACAGGACGATGTGATTGTCAAAGTCACCGGGACGACCATTTGTGGATCTGATTTGCATTTGTACCATGGAGAGATCGTGGCCTTGCAGAAGGGGATATTCTCGGACACGAAGCGAGTCACTTTATATTGGATTAATGCCTTATCCTGACTTCTATGAATAGTTATGGTGTCGTAGACAGAGTCGGAGAGAACGTCAAGAACCTAAAGCCTGGTCAACAGTGGTTGCTTCATTCCAAATTGCATGCGGCCAGTGCAGTTACTGCAAACAGAAGCTGAGCAGCATGTGCGACAAGACAACAACAGCTCGTATGTCCGCTGTTCATCCATACTGATCTGATATAGACAATGATATAGCCTGCAGAACGCTATGTACGGAACCCGCGATGCCGGATTCTTCGGCTATTCTCACTCACGGGGGTTCCCAGGTGGACAGGCGGAGTACGTCAAGGCAAGTAGATGTCCACCGTCTTTATCTCGTTTCAAATTGAACGCTGTGCAGGTTCCGTACGGAAACGTCAACCTCCTGCCGATCCCGGACAATGTAATAGAGCAAGCCATCTATCTTTCGGACGTGATCCCTACCAGCTATCATTGCGTTGTCGACACTGGGGTAAAGGAAGGTGATATCGTAGCCGTCTGGGTATGCTCTTATGTTTTCTTTCTTACAAATATCCTTGACGCTCGTTGATCTAGGGTCTCGGTCCTATTGGCCAGTGTTGCCGCTGGGCGTAAATCAAGGGTGCCAAGCGTGTAATTGGTATTGACTCGCACCCTCAGCGCCTGGCCTTTGCATCTGAGAAGCTCGACATCGAGACCTTGAACTTTAAGGAACACTCGGATGTTCTGAGGAGACTACGCGAGCTTGTTCCTGGTGGGTTGATGTTGCACTCGACTGCGGTAAATGACATCTACGTCTTATCGAGAAGGAATGTCTAAACGAACTGCGGACAGGAACCTCCCACGGGCCCAAGACTCTGTTGCACAAAGTTCAAAAGACCTTGATGCTCGAAACTGATGTTTCGGAAACCGCCAACGAGATGATCGAGTCTGTGAGAAAGATGGGTCGATGTGGTGTCATTGCCGCGTATTCGGGATACACCAACCAGTTCAACATTGGTGCACTGATGGAGAAGGGAGTGAGGTTTATGGTAACGGCCAAGGTGGGTCCTTTTACTCTCGATGATTTTCCAGTGCTGATTCAATGCAGCTCCGGTTCATTTGTACTGGGAGGAAATTCTAAACGACTATATCATTCCTGGAAAGTTCGACCCAACCTTGTGAGTAAATGCTACTCTCGACGAGAATAGCACTGACCGAGCTCGAATAGCATGATCACTCACCGTGTCCCGATCGATGACATGTATTTTTTATCATATGCCATCAGTCTGATGATTGCTAACACCCAAACGGTACACCGCCTTCGACAAGGGTATTGCCGGAGTCGAGAAGGTGTTTGTCGAAACTCGGTTCTCCAACTCACCGTCCTAAGGATGTCCGACCGTCCAGGGTAGATGACTGGAAGACGGCTACGCACTAAATGAAATAATTGGTCGAATGTATAGTATGGTTTAGTTGTAGTAATATAATATACCGTGGGTCATAGCCACTATATGCGTCTGAGTTTGCTAACCCGCGCCCGCATTTTGTTATGGCCTTGCGGCGTGCCCGTCTCCTGTTGCATCTTCTTTGAGCAATTGCTCCCGCCTGCTCCGCTAATGTCCCCTCACGAGTACGGGTTGATCAATTGAGTTAGTGTTAGTTTAGGACAGTCATAAGAGCCCAATTTGGACACTCCTGATTTGGACATGGCTAACCCCTGATTGACCCCTTTTCGTTGTCATTTGTATTGTACCAATCATTTACCTCAGCTCACCATTACCAGCACAACGCCAGCATTAATACTCCTTTCTCCAACAACACTGTGCTTTAAATTTGTTAGCAATTTCTTCCTCACCTTCACAGTACGTTTTGGGATACAAGATTCATGGATTCAATGAAATCAGACAACCCGGCACTCATGAGTGCGATCTCTCCTTTAACCAATCCCCACCGTCTTGAACGCCCATGCTACTTATTCTGGAACGATGAGTTTACATCTCGTTCAAATGCTCGAAAAAATCACCTGTGGACTTCCCCCGAATTCCCCCTAGTTGCTCCCATAGCTGAAGGCGAGAGTTTTGATTCCACTTACTACGATGAAGATAGCGATGGCCAATCAGACACCGATGATTCAGATGTGTCCAGAGATCCTTTGGATTTGATTGGAACGCCAAATGTGCCAATACAAGCTACTATCGTGGTTGAGGGAAAGCGCATCCCTGATTGTGATATTACTAGGAGCCAGTTGTCATTGTCATTGGGACTCAAGCAAAATCTTGGCCTTGCTCGTCAAGACATTGATAACAAGAAGCGGTTTGTATTTGAGATATACCGCTGTGCTTCGTTTATTGCAATCACGTTTGCAGGTCCCTATTGGTCTTTTGTTGTTTGTAGATCCAATGATTCTTGTCTGCAATGGAGCAGGCCCATTGCGGCAGGCACCGACACGCACAATACCATCCTCGATACAATATTTCGCATTGCAGAGAGTTACCCAGAAAATCCTGCGGCAGACCCAAGAACACAACCCCTTGTTGATACCTACCTCCAGGTAGGCGAGGACTATACTGTTATGATGTAGGACCGAAAATTGGGTTTGTCAATAGATCATTCGTAATTCTGTGATAAagcatgtatgcatatattgcGAGCCATCAAAATCCAGAATAAACATAGAATAGTAAGTAGCTATACACAAACAGTTGTGCAACATTAAGAAAGAGCTAAGGTTGCACAGCGTTCGGTTGGGTGGCAATGCCATTCATCTCTCCAGGGTGGTATGGATACATATCGCCCACCCTGTCCGATCTACCAATTCCGGCACGTCAGGACAAGTATAGGTTAAGTCTGCCTGAGAACGCACCCCATGAATTCTCCAAGCACTAGTATGCGACTTGTCTCATCGTCAAAAAACATCTCCCACCTGGATCCCATCAGGCCAGGTGCTGGCAAACAATAGTTCGGGCTTCGTTTGAACAGGTCCTTGCACTTCTGTTGCAAGTCCCGTTTCATCGACTTGCGAATATTGCGAGCCGTCTTCCCGACCATAAATGCCACACCGGGTTCGCCGTCGAGTGATGCGTACCAGTGCGGATGGGACTCGGACAGAGATAATGAAAGAGGAATCGGCGGGCATGCTCGGTGTCGTCAAAGCTATTGACGTTGAAGTTTCCAAGCGTGCCGCCGCATACCTTATGAGTGTCGACAAGCTCTTGGTCGGTCAGAAAGTATACCAGGCGGTAATCTGGGAATGGCCTCTTTATAGGAGCGAGATCAGGTGTGTTAGCTATTGGAATGACATCTGGAAACTGAGCAACACTCGGCTCTGAATCCTTTGGACGGTACGGATACATATCGCCCACCCTGTCCGATCTACCAATCTCAGCGTGTCAGAACAGGCATAGGTTAAGTCTGCCTGAGAACACCCCATGAATTCTCCAGCACTAGTATGCGACTTGTCTCATCGTCAAAAAACATCTCCCACCTGGATCCCATCAGGCCGGGTGCTGGCAAACAGTAATTCGGGCTTCGTTTGAACAGGTCCTTGCACTTCTGTTGCAAGTCCCGTTTCATCGACTTGCGAATATTGCGAGCCGTCTTCCCGACCATAAATGCCACACCGGGTTCGCCGTCGAGTGATGCGTACCAGTGTCGGATGGGACTCGGACAGAGATAATGAAAGAGGAATCGGCGGGCATGCTCGGTGTCGTCAAAGCTATTGACGTTGAAGTTTCCAAGTGTGCCGCCGCATACTTTATAAGTGTCGACAAGCTCTTGGTCGGTCAGAAAGTACACCAGCCGGTAGTCGGGATATGACATTGTAAGTAATTCAATAATTCACCAAGTGCGGTGGGTAGCTTTGCAATGGAAGGACGTAGAACAGGAGCAACTCATTATATAAGCACTGACTTTAACTGACCTTGTGAAATTTGTCGGATCAATGGGGTAGAGTCACCCTTGTTACCAGTTATTAGTAGTGAGTAACCACAAACGTGGGTAACTAGCCAGTTTGTTACAGATATTTGAGTTACAgaatgggggggggggttgaTCAACATATACGTATCCATATATTAATCAAGATGTACTTTGTTTGTTTATCATCCCAATTGACGCCAGGTACCCGACAAATACTCTCGTTGTCTCAATCCAACTTCAGAGCGTCCGCCTGCACAGGTGTATCTAAAAGGATTGTCAGGGGTTTGCAATACCCATCCCGTAATTCAGATTATATGCGCTCCCTCGGCTCGCCTCCTTGGCTTTTGTTGAATTTTGGTTCCTAACTGTTTGCCCTCTTTTGGTTTGTTCCACTTACTCATGTATCGCTCCCAGTGATCTTAAAATGACCCTAGAGGAACTCTCTCGCACCTTTCTTTACTTTCAACCATCACAATCGAGTATTGATTATGGATTGTCATTCCCCACGGACCTTccgacttatatatgctcaACTTGACAAAGTTCTTGTCTTTAGAATAGGTACAAAACTGGAAATATTCGAAGTTGAACTCATCGTTTGACTCAGTTCAGCTGGTACTTGCGGCGCAACCTAATAGCCATACCCGAGGACCAAGCTGGCGGACTGTACCTGTGTAGATCATGCACACAGCTTGCAAGCATTCGAAGGTAAAGAGGACCCCTCAAAGGAAAGGGGATCGCCCCCGTTGATCAGCGAATCTAGGAAGCAACAGCGGCGCTCGCCAGGAAGGGGTAGCAGGCCAATATAACGGTGGAATGGAGCGATGGCTATCATCAAAACATGACAAACCCCAGACGCGGGTCAGCGAACCTGGACGCATACAGTCAACCCAAAGAATGGGCTGGGCGTACTGCCATTGTGAATCTAGTTTCAATTGCATATAGTAGTGGTTATTCTCCCTGACACTCGCTTCAAATGTAATTAGAGGATTGATTATGGGTTAGAACATGAAAGCCCAATTCAAAAGAGCGTTCATAGGTTCAAATTTCTCCTGGCAAGCACCGCGTGGTACAATCTGACCTACCCCCATTGACCGTATTTGAGTTGTTCTAACGATATTCAACTACTGGCCGTTATTAGACACCAAGTGAAGCGATAAGTTAATCACCGTCTCCCTCCCCCCCAAAAAAAGAAACTGTATCCCACGAACTTCACACTATTTTTGTCTCCGGAATGAGTACCTAACCGGAAACAAATAAACAGTCGAAGTTAAGAGTTGAGCTCACGTCATTTGACAAATTTTTAATGAGGGTGAGTGGCACCTTACTTTGGAGTTTCCCACTTGTCAACCAGTTCCCAACCCCACGAACAACGGAAATGGGTCGAGACAACGGTCGTCGATCAAAACGGGTCACGTGACCGGAGCCGAGGGCTCCATGACGACCCGAAACAGTTTATGTTCCCTTGACCGTGTCCACCACAAGCTTGAGCTTGCCTCGCCCGTTCtttctccttttcttttcttttcttttcttttaaCTTTCCATTACGGGTGACTCCTGGTTGGGTTCTCCCTGTTCACTTGATATATTCTGGTCCGCTGGTTCGACTTGACTTGTTGTATATTGTCCTTTACTGCTGTGCAGTCCCCTCACCGCTTAACCTACACTCTTTCTACGTTACTTGAATCAGGATGGGAGCTTTTATCTGGCACCAATGGGCTCGTTATGTCTCTCTCACCGCTGGAATCTGTGAGTTCCTAGCTCCTGGGTCACTCAAACTGAGCTTATGTCGCTTATGATAGACGGCATCTGGGCCGGATTTTGGGGCATCCTCTTCCGTAAATTCTTCTGGGACTTTATTGGCGGGAAACTACAAGCACCCGCGCCAGGTCAGCCTCCTTTCTCTGGAGGAATGATGTACGTAATCCTGTATGCTGTATCCCGGAGTCGTCGCCATCTGACCCTTGGTTGTTGATAGTACCGCTCCAAGTGCAGCGCCCTTCGTAACGATCATCGTCACAATTCCACTTCTGCAAATTATCACGATTATCATGTCTCTCATTCTTGTTCTCCTCGAGGTGTGTCTCCCTTTCTCTCTCAATTTATTGTCCCCACACTAATTTTACCCTTAATTTCATAACCATTTCTCTTAGTGGCCACTTCCGGTGATGAAGAAACTTCCAATTTATAGGAGTTTGGTCTTCCGTGCCGTATGGCTGCTACTCTTGGCCTTTGTTTCTGTTTTGTTCTATCAGGTGAGTTTCCGGCAATTTTTATCGGCTTTGTTCTAACCTTGTCGACAGGGAACAAATGTTGCTATCTATGGCTTGACAGCCGCCATAGGCTACACTCGCGGACAAATCAAAGGCGAGATTATGCAGGAAGCGAAAGAGAATCGGGGGAACGGCGAACCTACCAAGGCTTAATGCTGTCTATGCTTTTCCTTGAGTACCCTTCTCCCCCAGGTGCGGTTTCGACGGACAAGACAAATATCTTCAGTCTACCACAGTGCGTCTTGCCACGGTTTGTATATattcgtttttttttttttttctacTTTCTCCCCGATTGTGTACTTTCGCTACTCCCTTCACCTTTTTAACTTTTGTCAATGAACGCACGGGTGGCTCGCTTCGATTTGATTGGCTTTGCCTGAATGAGCGATTAGGGTCCTACATCTTTGCGGGTGCTGAAGGGCGACAACAGTGTGATGGAAAGCCAAGTGAATACAAAGATAAATCCGAAACAACTACGCTAATAACATACAATCAACAGCATTGTTCCCAAGCGCTTTTCTCCTAATCCATCGCACACTCACATTTCCCGCAACTCCCACTACTCCACCCGATCCCACTCTCTTACACCCTCCCCAATTCCACCCCTCTCACTGAGCATCGGCAGCCGGCTCGGACTCCCACCCGAAAACACCTGCCCGTCCTGGAATACCGTTCTTCCCGGGCTCTGCAGCTCGATAGGAAAGATC
This genomic interval from Rhizoctonia solani chromosome 11, complete sequence contains the following:
- a CDS encoding alcohol dehydrogenase produces the protein MSTPTSPSQSSSSAWLNCVRYRGDVVYAFKIEPILELGMNISHTRMTQVPVPDITQPDDVIVKVTGTTICGSDLHLYHGEIVALQKGIFSDTKRLWCRRQSRRERQEPKAWSTVVASFQIACGQCSYCKQKLSSMCDKTTTAPCRTLCGQAEYVKASRCPPSLSRFKLNAVQVPYGNVNLLPIPDNVIEQAIYLSDVIPTSYHCVVDTGVKEGDIVAVWRLAFASEKLDIETLNFKEHSDVLRRLRELVPGTSHGPKTLLHKVQKTLMLETDVSETANEMIESVRKMGRCGVIAAYSGYTNQFNIGALMEKGVRFMVTAKEILNDYIIPGKFDPTFMITHRVPIDDMYFLSYAISLMIANTQTVHRLRQGYCRSREGVCRNSVLQLTVLRMSDRPG
- a CDS encoding Plasma-membrane choline transporter, translating into MSWNQGGQYGHNQQGYGPNNGQWNAGPNQWQGAGGQYPPPSQPYARYKAKTDEYGERFKPKKRINDIPFLILFIAQACFFLGFAVVSGIALQSWVSNGSLSSGGVGGGRQGGTNVTLNSHTIYLLLFVTAAGLVFSTIYLLLVRAFTSVILQITLVLSVAANIAIAVYYWVTKYYSGAIIFTIIAVFGVLAYFGMRSRIPLASLMLQVVMDVSKHHKSVYVVAFSGLITQAALSVWFVFTAIATYAKWTPNNATCQNGSSCSSGTVTGLIFFELFSYLWTSQVIGNVCLATMAGGPYGGWYYFGPSSMGQMPNNPSLSAFVRASTLSLGSIAFGSLIVTLLELLRIILNSIRANAAESGSPVEAALACCAACFVGCIESMVEYFNRYAYIEIALYGKPYIPAAKDTWRLFKDRGIDALINDSLTGIAMTWGAYLVGLLCSLFAYVYLRLTNPGYNADGQYTAPVLLFAFVIGLQCSLTLASAIEAGVSTIFVGLGEDPHILAERSPGLFEMIRETYPDVVRPVGV